A region from the Lolium perenne isolate Kyuss_39 chromosome 4, Kyuss_2.0, whole genome shotgun sequence genome encodes:
- the LOC127295276 gene encoding uncharacterized protein: MQFQSSNYAEMPAKVDGSGAKDLPVDPSAFGFPQNANQEYYNRALQYGYSASRQGFEDKGFLPTGPNFVLNNASAPPGEYQQFDHFSRPLQPAGSDGMQVQNNRTSITHRSRPSDVSCLDHLEETTSHDTDGYDDRAISFGSSCSTGILCYPYSSPLQSDNCIADKQDGTWAALMQMQEALEAPNEECSDLTFNNTELSGGNTMQHQVVWDNGCLASPSFTSNFLPFPGEAEATVTNTSRICNLQNSVDLPYDNDEGISSFGLNVPEYNRATTSHLCERRDEMHSADLRTYPAHGESFDLMPVTQGRQNDKSHEQFSSFANSVDGYVDSGMNKLHGFYDCEEQMEIDSLLNSFGASSDTSPQTYEIFQKGEKIVDLDKKVILEESISATFASTMASYTAQAGATESAVYDGSSCQQYQSTSQSCGLLYSPACQWKSMPSSVFPLGGCQNGVSVSNPMTALGTNGKELGLYSGHFSVQQQQNVSSDAKLELVDNVANPYQEFAMGMDGQFCSKRTNPYQNEVLATQGIWGPQRDMMINFSNPTGQSDMQLLMTQTPPGHLHAPSFFKYPNSSFIETELSKVDQHHSDMQLPMTETCQVQLSATSLSKDPDTSLIEGPELKKVEKHDSEIQLPMTQTSHVQLPATSLSKDPNSSLLGRTKLTKVEQHDSDMQLPMTQTSHAHLPAPSLSKDPDSASLGGTGLKKVDQHDSDMQLPMTWTSHAQLPATSLSKDPNSPLIGQTELKKAEQHDSDMQLPMKQASHAQLPAPSLYKDPDSASLGGIELKKVDKHDSDMQLPLAHTSHGQLPAMSLSKGPNSSLIGRTDLKKVGQHDLDMQVPVTQTSRAQLPAPSLSKDPDSASLGGTELKKVDQLDDYSQQSILLSATKPSNSSGSPINKLDGEVVSRPIKRKRSTAYVLTSHEQVISGGGKMQCLSGPELDCAHATERLPEKVDGENATFAENSTVVSRAQRRLDLTTSLIQYVLPVPPARLLAANVTNSSETVVYHISKLVVSDMYRTDNAMQSEYMPPNETSTSGKEDNNIVSEVLETFNTRFDELERSVSRAEKALTFQDFASEVRDIERWSILHRFVKLRMLQEYRRLHAGGSLDSTPHPFSTSILKHHEDLSMPLDSLNRVRCRLLK, from the exons ATGCAGTTCCAGTCTAGCAATTATGCCGAAATGCCGGCTAAAGTAGATGGGTCTGGTGCAAAAGATTTGCCAGTTGACCCAAGTGCATTTGGGTTTCCACAAAATGCAAATCAGGAATATTATAACCGGGCTTTACAGTATGGTTATTCAGCTTCAAGGCAGGGTTTTGAAGATAAAGGTTTTTTACCAACTGGTCCAAATTTTGTTCTGAATAATGCTTCTGCTCCACCGGGAGAATATCAACAGTTTGACCACTTTTCCAGACCTCTTCAGCCTGCAGGATCTGATGGAATGCAGGTGCAAAATAATCGCACCAGTATCACACATCGCAGTAGACCTTCTGATGTATCCTGCCTTGATCATCTTGAAGAAACAACTTCTCACGATACTGATGGTTATGATGATAGAGCTATCTCATTCGGAAGTAGTTGTAGCACAGGGATTTTGTGTTATCCATATAGCAGCCCTTTGCAAAGTGATAACTGCATTGCTGACAAGCAGGATGGGACTTGGGCTGCGCTTATGCAAATGCAAGAGGCTTTGGAAGCACCTAATGAAGAGTGCAGTGACTTGACTTTCAACAACACAGAACTTTCAGGTGGGAACACCATGCAGCACCAAGTTGTTTGGGACAATGGCTGTTTAGCAAGTCCATCTTTCACCTCAAACTTTTTACCCTTCCCTGGAGAAGCTGAAGCCACTGTCACAAATACCAGCAGAATTTGTAACCTACAAAACTCCGTTGATCTCCCGTATGATAATGATGAAGGCATATCCTCTTTTGGGCTTAATGTGCCTGAATATAACAGGGCTACTACAAGCCATCTCTGTGAACGTCGAGATGAAATGCATTCTGCTGACTTGAGGACATATCCTGCCCATGGTGAATCTTTTGATTTGATGCCAGTAACCCAGGGCAGACAGAATGATAAATCACATGAACAGTTCAGTTCATTTGCAAACAGTGTAGATGGATATGTAGATAGTGGAATGAATAAGTTGCATGGCTTTTATGACTGTGAAGAGCAAATGGAAATTGATTCACTACTTAATTCATTTGGGGCATCAAGTGATACATCTCCACAGACATATGAAATATTTCAGAAAGG TGAAAAAATTGTTGACCTTGATAAAAAGGTTATATTAGAGGAAAGCATTTCTGCTACATTCGCCAGCACTATGGCCTCGTATACTGCACAAGCTGGGGCCACTGAGTCAGCTGTATATGATGGATCATCTTGTCAACAGTATCAGTCTACTTCCCAGTCATGTGGTTTGTTATATTCCCCAGCCTGTCAATGGAAAAGCATGCCAAGTTCTGTTTTCCCTTTAGGAGGGTGTCAAAATGGTGTTAGTGTGTCCAATCCAATGACTGCCTTGGGGACTAATGGAAAAGAACTCGGGTTGTACTCTGGCCATTTTTCAGTTCAGCAGCAACAAAATGTATCTAGTGATGCTAAATTGGAATTGGTTGACAATGTTGCTAACCCTTATCAAGAGTTTGCGATGGGTATGGATGGTCAATTTTGTTCGAAAAGGACCAATCCATATCAAAATGAAGTACTGGCAACCCAAGGTATATGGGGGCCTCAacgtgatatgatgataaatttttCAAATCCTACTGGACAGTCGGATATGCAGCTGCTCATGACACAGACTCCTCCTGGCCATCTGCATGCTCCAAGCTTTTTCAAGTACCCCAATTCATCATTTATTGAAACAGAGCTTAGTAAGGTTGACCAACATCATTCAGATATGCAGCTTCCCATGACAGAGACTTGTCAGGTTCAGCTGTCTGCTACGAGCTTGTCCAAGGACCCTGACACGTCATTAATTGAAGGACCTGAGCTTAAGAAAGTTGAAAAACATGATTCAGAGATACAGCTTCCCATGACACAGACTAGTCATGTTCAGCTACCTGCTACGAGCTTGTCCAAGGACCCCAACTCATCTTTACTTGGACGAACAAAGCTTACAAAAGTTGAACAACATGATTCAGATATGCAGCTTCCCATGACACAGACTAGTCATGCTCATCTGCCTGCTCCGAGCTTGTCCAAGGACCCTGACTCAGCATCTCTTGGAGGAACAGGGCTTAAGAAAGTTGACCAACATGATTCAGATATGCAGCTTCCCATGACATGGACTAGCCATGCTCAGCTGCCTGCTACGAGCTTGTCCAAGGACCCCAACTCACCATTAATTGGACAAACAGAGCTTAAGAAAGCTGAGCAGCATGATTCAGATATGCAGCTTCCCATGAAACAAGCAAGTCATGCTCAGCTGCCTGCTCCAAGCTTGTACAAGGACCCGGACTCAGCATCTCTTGGAGGAATAGAGCTTAAGAAAGTTGACAAGCATGATTCAGATATGCAGCTTCCCCTGGCACATACCAGCCACGGTCAACTGCCTGCTATGAGCTTGTCCAAGGGCCCCAACTCATCATTAATTGGACGAACAGATCTTAAGAAAGTTGGGCAACATGATTTAGATATGCAGGTGCCAGTGACACAGACTAGTCGTGCTCAGCTGCCTGCTCCAAGCTTGTCCAAGGACCCCGACTCAGCATCTCTTGGAGGAACAGAGCTTAAGAAGGTTGACCAACTTGATGATTATAGCCAGCAAAGTATCCTACTCTCAGCAACCAAACCTTCAAATTCAAGCGGTTCACCAATTAACAAgttagatggcgaggtggtttcGCGACCAATAAAACGGAAAAGATCAACAGCGTATGTTTTAACATCGCATGAACAAGTCATATCTGGGGGTGGGAAAATGCAATGTCTAAG CGGCCCTGAGTTGGATTGTGCTCACGCCACTGAAAGATTGCCTGAGAAG GTAGATGGTGAAAATGCAACTTTTGCGGAGAATAGTACCGTCGTTTCTCGAGCTCAGAGAAGACTTGATTTGACGACTAGCTTGATTCAGTATGTCCTTCCTGTTCCGCCAGCGAGACTTCTTGCAGCAAATGTCACGAATTCCAGTGAAACCGTTGTGTACCACATTTCTAAATTGGTGGTTAGTGATATGTATCGCACGGATAATGCCATGCAAAGTGAATACAT GCCACCAAACGAGACCAGCACCTCTGGAAAGGAAGACAATAATATTGTATCTGAAGTTCTGGAAACCTTTAATACGAGGTTTGACGAGCTGGAACGCTCCGTGTCAAG AGCTGAAAAGGCACTCACTTTCCAAGATTTCGCATCCGAGGTCCGGGACATCGAGCGGTGGTCCATTCTCCATCGTTTCGTGAAGCTGCGGATGTTGCAGGAGTACAGGAGACTGCATGCGGGTGGCAGCTTGGATTCTACGCCGCACCCCTTCAGCACAAGCATCTTGAAGCATCATGAAGATCTATCCATGCCGCTAGACTCGCTGAACAGGGTCCGGTGTCGCCTGCTGAAGTAG
- the LOC127295275 gene encoding T-complex protein 1 subunit zeta 1 — MSIRMLNQNAEVLNKSAALHMNINAAKGLQEVLCTNLGPKGTIKMLVGGAGDIKLTKDGNTLLKEMQIQNPTAIMIARTAVAQDDSSGDGTTSTVLFIGELMKQSERCIEEGTHPRFLVDGFEVAKRATLEFLETFKTPVVMGDQPDREILKMVARTTLRTKLYEGLADQLTDIVVNAVLCIRQSDEPIDLFMVEIMHMRHKFDVDTRLIEGLVLDHGSRHPDMKRRAENCYILTANVSLEYEKSEINAGFFYSNAEQREKMVSAERRQVDERVKKIIELKNKVCSGTDKNFVVINQKGIDPPSLDLLARAGIIALRRAKRRNMERLVLACGGEAINSVDDLTEDCLGWAGLVYEHVLGEEKYTFVENVKNPHSCTILIKGPNDHTIAQIKDAVRDGLRSVKNTVEDEAVVLGAGAFEMAARKHLMDNVKKTVKGRAQLGVKAFADALLVIPKTLAENSGLDTQDVIVALENEHDRGLVVGLNHNSGEPVDPEMEGIYDNYIVKRQIINSGPIIASQLLLVDEVIRAGRNMRKPT, encoded by the exons ATGTCGATCCGCATGCTGAACCAGAACGCGGAGGTGCTCAACAAGTCGGCGGCGCTGCACATGAACATCAACGCCGCCAAGGGCCTCCAGGAGGTGCTCTGCACCAACCTCGGCCCCAAGGGCACCATCAAGAT GCTCGTGGGTGGAGCTGGTGACATCAAGCTGACCAAGGATGGGAACACCCTCCTGAAAGAAATG CAAATCCAGAACCCGACAGCAATCATGATTGCAAGGACAGCCGTGGCGCAGGATGACTCTAGCGGCGATGGTACCACATCCACCGTGCTTTTCATCGGGGAGCTTATGAAGCAGTCTGAGCGATGCATCGAAGAAG GTACCCATCCACGGTTTTTGGTTGATGGCTTTGAGGTTGCCAAAAGAGCAACTCTTGAATTTCTTGAGACATTCAAGACACCAGTTGTTATGGGTGATCAACCTGACAGGGAGATCTTGAAAATGGTTGCAAGAACAACTCTTAGGACAAAG CTGTATGAAGGATTGGCTGATCAGTTGACTGATATTGTTGTAAACGCG GTCCTATGCATCCGCCAAAGCGATGAACCAATTGATCTTTTCATGGTGGAAATAATGCATATGCGCCACAAATTCGATGTGGACACCCGTCTG ATTGAGGGTCTggtccttgaccatggttctcggcACCCTGACATGAAGCGAAGGGCAGAGAATTGTTACATTCTGACCGCTAATGTATCACTGGAATACGAGAAAAG TGAAATAAATGCAGGGTTCTTCTACTCAAATGCGGAACAAAGAGAAAAGATGGTTTCTGCAGAGAGACGTCAAGTTGATGAACGTGTCAAGAAGATCATTGAATTGAAAAATAAG GTCTGCTCAGGAACTGACAAGAATTTTGTGGTGATCAACCAAAAGGGCATTGATCCTCCATCCCTTGATCTCCTAGCTAGAGCAGGG ATTATTGCTCTCCGAAGAGCGAAGAGGAGGAACATGGAGAGACTTGTGCTAGCATGTGGAGGTGAAGCCATCAATTCAGTCGATGACTTGACTGAAGACTGTCTTGGCTGGGCTGGGCTTGTCTATGAGCATGTTCTTGGAGAAGAGAAGTACACGTTTGTGGAGAATGTAAAAAATCCGCACTCTTGTACTATATTGATTAAAG GACCTAATGACCACACCATTGCACAAATTAAGGATGCTGTTCGAGATGGTCTTAGATCTGTTAAGAACACAGTTGAGGATGAAGCTGTTGTGCTG GGTGCTGGAGCGTTTGAGATGGCTGCTAGGaagcatctcatggacaatgtgaAGAAAACCGTTAAAGGA CGAGCCCAACTTGGGGTGAAGGCATTTGCCGATGCTCTCCTTGTTATACCCAAGACGCTAGCAGAGAATTCGGGTTTAGATACCCAAGACGTCATTGTCGCTCTTGAG AACGAGCATGATCGTGGATTGGTTGTGGGACTGAACCATAACTCTGGAGAACCAGTCGACCCCGAGATGGAAGGCATCTACGACAACTACATCGTGAAACGCCAGATCATCAATTCCGG ACCCATCATTGCCTCGCAGCTATTGCTTGTGGACGAAGTGATCAGGGCAGGCCGCAACATGAGGAAACCGACCTAA